GTCTTGGCGGAGGAAGTTCAATGGATACAGCCAAAGCAATTGGTACACTTTTAACCCATGGAGGAGAGCTTAGAGAGCGTTACGGTGTAAATTTACTAGAGCGAGAAATCACACCACTTATTTGTATCCCTACAACTTCAGGTACTGGAAGTGAAGTTACAACAGGTTCTGTCATTACAGATACAGTTACAAAACAGAAAGAGGCTATACTTGACATTAGATTGGCTCCGAAACTAGCAATTTTGGATCCTGAATTAACTCTAACTCTGCCTAAATCTATTACTGCTGCTACTGGAATGGATGCACTTACACATGCTATCGAAGCTTATACCAGCAATATTGCTGAACCCATTTCCGATGCTCTCAGTCTTTATTCAATTGAATTAATTGCTAAGTACCTTCCATTAGCTGTTGAAAATGGGAACGACTTAGAAGGACGGAAAAATATGCTTGTAGCCAGTTTAATTGCAGGTATGGCATTTAATCACGCGGATCTTGGTGCTGTACATGCTATGGCTGAACCACTTGGAGGTCTTTATGATACTCCACATGGGGTAGCAAATTCTATTTTTCTTCCACATGTTTTTGAATTTAATATTCCTTCAAACCCTGAAAAGCATGCAATTGTAGCTGAAAAACTTGGAGCAAATAAAGAAGGTAAAACAATTGAAGAAACTGCCTATGAAGGTGTTGTCTTGTTAAAAGAGCTTGCTCGTAAAATTGGCATTCCCGATTTTCGAGATTTAAATAATGTCAATCCTGAAGATTTCCCATTCCTTGCTGAAGGGGCAGCAGTTCATTTATGCACACAGACGAATTCAAGAAAAGTGACACGCGAAGATTATTTGGCATTATTCCAAAAGACTTATGAGGCGAAAAACACAACATTAATTTAACTATAAAGATTGATTTAGAAAATTTGACATGACCAATTCTAAATGTTCCTCGATGGAAGATTTGTCGAGTTTTTAAGTGTTAATGTGGATTAAGAGTTTTTGAATCGGTGGTCAGCTTGATAGGAGCTTTAATTGGGCGGCCACCATGGCTTACATAAAAACTGGAGGTGTTTTTACAGTGTTAAATCTGAAAATGTTCATAAACGGAGAATGGATGGATTCTTTAAGTAAACAAAAGAGTCAAGTTGTAAACCCTGCAAACGGCAAGTTCATTGCAGAGGCTCCCAAGGGAAATGCAGAAGATACCCGAATGGCCATCGATGCGGCGCGAACCGCATTTGATTCCGGGATTTGGTCAGATCTGCCAGCTTCAGAACGGGCTTCCTACCTATTTAAAATAGCGGAGACACTTGAAGAAAGAGCATCTGAGCTTAGCCAGCTTGAAACAGCGAATACCGGAAAACCTCTTAGAGAAGCGGAATTTGACATTGCGGATGCAGTGGATTGTTTTCGATATTATGCCGGTTTAGTCACTAAACCCGATGGACAAACATACCCGGTTTCCGGTCCTGTACAGGCTATGGTTGTTCGGGAGCCGGTAGGGGTATGCGGACTAATCGCTCCATGGAATTTCCCTTTACTGACAGGAGCCTGGAAAATTGCGCCTTCCCTTGCTGCAGGAAATACGATTGTGTTTAAACCAGCCGGGATCACTCCGATTACGACTGTTAAATTATTTGAGATTATCCAAGAAGTCGGCATACCGGATGGCGTTGCCAACCTAGTTATGGGCGGCGGGGGAACAGTAGGAAATGAACTAGCGGAAAGCGATAAAGTCGATATGGTTTCGTTCACTGGCAGCACAGAAACAGGCAGAAACATCATGAAAACAGCAGCTGGAAATATTAAAAACATTGCACTCGAATTAGGCGGCAAGTCACCTAATATTGTTTTCGCTGATGCAGATTTTGAAACAGCCGTGGACTATGCTTTATATGGGATTTTTATAAATTCTGGCCAAGTTTGTAATGCAGGATCTCGTTTACTGCTTGAAGAGAGCATTCATGCCAAGTTTATCGAGAGACTGGTAGAGAAGGCGAAAAAAATCCGGGTCGGCCCTGGCGATCAACCGTCTACAGAAATGGGGGCGCTTGTCAGTGAAGACCATATGAATGAGGTGCTCAACTATATTCAACTAGGTATAGAAGAAGGGGCGAAACTAGCCTGCGGAGGCAAACGTATCACAAGCGATGCGCTTGAAAACGGTTATTTTGTTGAGCCGACGATATTTGTTGACACTAAACCTGACATGAGAATTGTTCAGGAAGAAATATTCGGTC
This sequence is a window from Brevibacillus sp. JNUCC-41. Protein-coding genes within it:
- a CDS encoding iron-containing alcohol dehydrogenase — encoded protein: MMIWDFNFNIPTSIEFGGGKVKNIGKRAKELGGKKALLITDKGLAQTGILQKVIDALDQEGVNYIVFDEITPNPKDVDCQRAYEQFKDEEIDLLIGLGGGSSMDTAKAIGTLLTHGGELRERYGVNLLEREITPLICIPTTSGTGSEVTTGSVITDTVTKQKEAILDIRLAPKLAILDPELTLTLPKSITAATGMDALTHAIEAYTSNIAEPISDALSLYSIELIAKYLPLAVENGNDLEGRKNMLVASLIAGMAFNHADLGAVHAMAEPLGGLYDTPHGVANSIFLPHVFEFNIPSNPEKHAIVAEKLGANKEGKTIEETAYEGVVLLKELARKIGIPDFRDLNNVNPEDFPFLAEGAAVHLCTQTNSRKVTREDYLALFQKTYEAKNTTLI
- a CDS encoding aldehyde dehydrogenase family protein, yielding MLNLKMFINGEWMDSLSKQKSQVVNPANGKFIAEAPKGNAEDTRMAIDAARTAFDSGIWSDLPASERASYLFKIAETLEERASELSQLETANTGKPLREAEFDIADAVDCFRYYAGLVTKPDGQTYPVSGPVQAMVVREPVGVCGLIAPWNFPLLTGAWKIAPSLAAGNTIVFKPAGITPITTVKLFEIIQEVGIPDGVANLVMGGGGTVGNELAESDKVDMVSFTGSTETGRNIMKTAAGNIKNIALELGGKSPNIVFADADFETAVDYALYGIFINSGQVCNAGSRLLLEESIHAKFIERLVEKAKKIRVGPGDQPSTEMGALVSEDHMNEVLNYIQLGIEEGAKLACGGKRITSDALENGYFVEPTIFVDTKPDMRIVQEEIFGPVLTVQKFKDEAEAIQLANDTPYGLAAGVFSQDGAKALRVIKKIRAGITWINAYNLAYNEAPWGGYKQSGIGRGLGTFGLDEFSEVKQININLEVEPTKWFDH